One Synechococcus sp. JA-2-3B'a(2-13) genomic window carries:
- a CDS encoding metallophosphoesterase family protein translates to MATQRICFAQVSDVHLMPETGCRCWWMSDSPRRQLEAAVAHLNQVPDLHFVVFTGDLVDQADPESFQSFQEIVAQLRVPYYLSLGNHDIDTLRRKGRFNRDQFIRWCQSQFPLSLAPTGYVDYSLSPLPGIRLIALDASLGRFPLPQGVLRPSQLHWLGEHLQTVPEEWLILLIHQPPFIAPTQMDAVLFRKYRLLSEPASALHALLARHGRVVAVLSGHLHVPKVYVRDGIPYLTAPPLVGPVSALRVFELEVNPRRGVLRYHWVKLPALDPSPLWHGLVMGIRRDRWGQIPLRAKGSRSLPLPAAAW, encoded by the coding sequence ATGGCAACCCAACGCATTTGCTTTGCTCAAGTCTCAGATGTCCACCTGATGCCCGAGACGGGGTGCCGCTGTTGGTGGATGTCCGATTCCCCCCGCCGCCAGTTGGAAGCCGCCGTTGCCCATCTCAACCAGGTGCCCGATCTGCACTTCGTGGTGTTTACCGGGGATTTGGTGGATCAAGCGGATCCGGAGAGCTTTCAATCTTTCCAGGAGATTGTTGCCCAACTGCGGGTGCCCTATTACCTCAGCCTGGGCAACCACGATATCGACACCCTGAGGAGAAAGGGACGCTTTAACCGAGATCAGTTTATCCGTTGGTGCCAAAGCCAATTTCCCCTGTCCCTGGCTCCCACTGGTTACGTCGATTACAGCCTTTCCCCTCTGCCCGGGATCCGCTTGATTGCCCTCGACGCCAGCTTAGGACGCTTCCCTTTGCCTCAGGGCGTGCTCCGCCCCTCCCAACTGCACTGGCTGGGCGAACATCTGCAAACGGTGCCGGAAGAATGGCTGATCCTGCTGATCCATCAGCCGCCCTTCATTGCTCCCACTCAAATGGACGCGGTTTTGTTTCGCAAGTACCGGCTCCTCAGCGAACCAGCCTCGGCGCTACACGCTCTCTTGGCCCGTCACGGACGGGTGGTGGCGGTGCTGAGTGGCCACCTGCATGTGCCGAAGGTGTATGTCCGCGATGGGATCCCCTACCTGACAGCACCTCCTCTGGTGGGGCCGGTTTCGGCTCTGCGGGTGTTTGAGCTGGAGGTGAACCCACGGCGAGGGGTGTTGCGCTACCACTGGGTTAAGTTGCCGGCATTGGATCCCAGCCCCCTCTGGCACGGCTTGGTGATGGGGATCCGACGGGATCGCTGGGGACAAATCCCTCTCCGGGCCAAGGGATCCCGCTCTCTCCCTCTGCCCGCTGCCGCCTGGTAA
- a CDS encoding antibiotic biosynthesis monooxygenase family protein, whose amino-acid sequence MTASSILEVAQFEITPGSEAAFEAAIAQAFIYLQQTDGYQGHQLQRCLEHPQQYLLLVQWGSLEAHLVNFRQSENFVRWRALIEPYFARPPQVLHYQLLTGSPF is encoded by the coding sequence ATGACTGCTTCCTCCATCCTTGAGGTGGCTCAGTTTGAAATTACCCCCGGCTCTGAAGCCGCCTTTGAAGCCGCCATCGCTCAAGCTTTCATCTATTTGCAGCAGACCGACGGCTACCAAGGGCACCAACTGCAGCGCTGTCTGGAGCACCCTCAGCAATACCTACTGCTCGTTCAGTGGGGATCCCTAGAGGCCCATCTGGTCAACTTTCGCCAATCGGAAAACTTTGTCCGCTGGCGTGCCCTCATCGAACCCTACTTTGCTCGCCCACCCCAGGTGCTGCACTACCAGTTGCTGACCGGATCCCCTTTTTGA
- a CDS encoding phosphoadenylyl-sulfate reductase: MTASLSPSSRWELAAQALREQYQPQVASLSERFEPLSASDLLTWAVEEFGDGLVLACSFGPEDLVLIDLLTAINPRVRAFFLDTDFHFPETLQLREQVLARYPHLQLQIFKPLLTPEEQAAQYGPELYRSNPDLCCNIRKVEPLNRALAGCTTWITGMRREQSPTRADIGKVQWDGKRNRLKLNPLADWTNGQVWKYILDHGIPYNPLHDRHYPSIGCLHCTAPVEPGADPRSGRWKGTSKTECGLHT; encoded by the coding sequence ATGACAGCAAGCCTTTCTCCTTCTAGCCGCTGGGAGCTGGCGGCTCAAGCGCTGCGGGAGCAGTATCAACCTCAAGTGGCGTCCCTGAGCGAACGGTTTGAGCCTTTGTCGGCAAGCGACCTGCTCACCTGGGCGGTTGAAGAATTTGGAGATGGGCTGGTGCTGGCCTGTAGCTTTGGCCCGGAAGACCTAGTGCTGATCGATCTGCTCACGGCGATTAACCCCCGTGTTCGCGCTTTTTTTCTGGACACCGATTTTCACTTCCCGGAAACCCTACAACTGCGGGAGCAGGTGTTGGCGCGCTACCCCCACTTGCAACTGCAGATCTTCAAGCCCTTGCTTACCCCGGAAGAGCAGGCAGCTCAATACGGGCCAGAACTGTATCGCTCTAACCCCGACCTCTGCTGCAACATCCGCAAGGTGGAGCCCTTGAATCGTGCTCTGGCCGGTTGCACCACTTGGATTACAGGGATGCGTCGGGAACAATCCCCCACCCGCGCCGATATCGGCAAGGTGCAGTGGGACGGCAAGCGCAACCGCCTCAAACTCAACCCGCTGGCCGACTGGACAAATGGCCAAGTTTGGAAATACATCCTTGACCACGGGATCCCTTACAACCCCCTGCACGATCGCCACTACCCCAGTATCGGCTGCCTCCACTGCACTGCGCCTGTTGAGCCAGGGGCGGATCCCCGCTCTGGACGCTGGAAGGGCACAAGCAAAACCGAATGCGGCCTGCATACCTAA